A window from Plodia interpunctella isolate USDA-ARS_2022_Savannah chromosome 2, ilPloInte3.2, whole genome shotgun sequence encodes these proteins:
- the mRF1 gene encoding peptide chain release factor 1, giving the protein MSFLRPLCNLSNIKNIPSIIRRCYSQNSINLSDPTVLNYLKYLMLQHEDLATKSRTPEESKRLFDIKPIVNVLEQRIALYDSIESLKDLNKKESEDSEMKKMIKEEAQIYLSSLKSIDEELQQILLEPILTDGGILLEVTAGAGGQEAMLFARELFQLYDLYAKYKDWEVNIASIEKSDLGGIRKASMLIEGYGVPELMRIEAGVHRVQRIPSTEKSSRIHTSTVSVAVLPQPTDIELSIPEKDITIETKRASGAGGQHVNTTDSAVRIIHIPTGTAVECQEGRSQIKNKEIAMQKLKTILLQKQIEEQSSKINSERKAQIGSGNRNEKIRTYNYPQDRITEHREGGGTMHSLKTFMEGGAQLEQLQESLLRQQRYQNVVEEINEFVKKYQTDANNK; this is encoded by the exons ATGTCATTCCTAAGACCGTTATGTAACTTGagtaatatcaaaaatattccaTCTATAATACGAAGATGTTATTCtcaaaattctataaatttatcTGATCCAACAGTTTTGAATTATCTGAAATATCTAATGTTGCAGCATGAAGATCTAGCCACAAAATCACGAACACCTGAAGAATCTAAACGATTGTTTGATATAAAACCTATAGTTAATGTTCTGGAGCAAAGGATCGCTCTATACGACAGTATCGAGTCACTGAAGGATCTCAACAAAAAGGAAAGTGAAGatagtgaaatgaaaaaaatgattaaaGAAGAGGCtcaaatatacttaagtaGTTTGAAGTCAATTGATGAAGAGTTGCAGCAGATATTGCTAGAACCTATTCTTACTGATGGCGGTATCTTACTGGAAGTGACGGCTGGTGCCGGTGGCCAAGAAGCTATGCTATTTGCGAGGGAACTCTTTCAACTATATGatttgtatgcaaaatataaagattgggAGGTCAATATAGCTTCAATTGAGAAATCAGACCTTGGGGGTATTAGAAAGGCGTCAATGTTAATAGAAGGGTATGGTGTTCCAGAGTTAATGAGAATAGAAGCTGGAGTCCACCGTGTCCAAAGAATTCCATCAACAGAAAAGAGCAGTCGAATCCATACTAGTACAGTCTCAGTAGCCGTACTTCCCCAACCAACAGACATAGAACTTAGTATTCCTGAGAAAGATATTACGATAGAAACAAAGAGAGCCAGTGGAGCTGGCGGCCAGCATGTCAACACCACAGACAGTGCCGTCAGAATCATACACATTCCTACTGGTACTGCAGTTGAGTGTCAAGAGGGCAGGTCACAGATAAAGAACAAAGAAATTGCAATgcagaaattaaaaacaatattattacaaaaacaaattgaagaGCAatcttctaaaataaatagtgagAGAAAAGCGCAG ATTGGCTCTGGtaatagaaatgaaaaaatcagGACATACAACTACCCTCAAGACCGAATCACGGAACACAGGGAAGGTGGAGGCACCATGCACAGTTTAAAGACATTCATGGAAGGAGGGGCACAACTCGAGCAGTTACAAGAGAGCCTACTGCGACAACAGAGGTACCAGAATGTAGTAGAAGAAATCAATGAATTTGTGAAGAAATACCAGACAGATGCCAATAATAAGTAA